ACTCTCCTACATCACCCAACtaatttctttccctatttttcaacaaaaatagaaatgagAGATTTGACCATGATGTccaacataattatatatacacacacagtCTAATTATAGTACTATACTCCTACCTAGTTGGGGAGCATCCTAGTTTGTGTTTTTGGTTTGGATCTTTGCAAAGTCCAGTGTCTTTTTCCCTTGCAACTTGTTTGTTACATAGTGTTTACTGTACTCCCCATGATTGTATCTTCTATACATGCATGGGTGGTTTTCATCCACAAATTCTGGCATTGGACCAAGCTCTACCTCATAGCTGGGAGCAAAAAATGTCACAATTGATAGTCTATCTTTCTCCTCATGAGCCACTGCTCTATGCTCCACACTCCTGTATTTTCCATTTGTAAGAACCTGCATCATGCAAAAAAGGATCAAATCTAGCATACAAAACAGCTCAAAAAGGAATGACAAATGAAGGAAAGAAACTACTACTCCTCGTACTACTACCAACTTTGTTAGAAGTTTCACGTTGattagagataaagtcaattcAAAATGTATAAGTGAAGTGCAAAATTCGTTTTACAAGCCGGTTTGGTTTGTGGGATTGcattagacttaaaatctacGCTTTAAGATAATATTTGAATCATGATTAGAGTttgatatttcttgtttcttattATCGTAGACGAGATGTCTACAGGAATaaacataaaaggaaaaagagaaaaaaagtgaagtAGCCTTACTTCTATCGTGTCTCCAATGTTGATGACAAGAGCATTTGGAATTGGCTGAATAGGAAGCCATGTATTGTTCTTGAGTATCTGAAGTCCCACTGGGCCTCCCTTTGCTTGCTGCAGCACAGTGAGAGCACTTCCATCTGAATGGGGACTCAGACCCAAAACCAGGTCAGGCCTAGAACATGGAGGGTAGTAGTTCATCCTTATGGCTTGCACTGATACACCAAACATCTTCTCAAACACATCCCCTTTCAAATCCAGGCCTAAAGCTATGTCTTTCAACAGATTATAGCACAGTTTCCTTATTTCTCTTGAGTACTCTTCCACCGTTTCACTGTCATATTACgagatttatataaaaatctgAGATTTTGATTCAAGAACTGTGATTTGTTCTCATATGGAACTGTTATGTGCATTATAACATTACCTGAATCTTTCTGGTCTCTTTGGCCATAGATTTGGGTTCCTTAGATATTCAGGTTCGAGTCCAAGAGCAAACATGTTGCACCAGTCCAACTTCTGGTCCTCTGAGAAAACAAAAGCTTGTCCGTATCCTTGAACAGTACCAGGAGCCATAGGGTATTTCTGTTTCTCTTCCAAAGGTAGCATGAAAAACTCCCTGCTCAGGTTCTCTATTCTCTCTAGCAGATTGAGGTCAATCTCGTGATTGATTACCTAATGATAATGATGACCACTACCAACATTAGCTTCCACGAAGGAATATGTCACAAAAACATGTGCAAGTTTGATGAGTTAATGAAAGTAGTGTTATCAAACAATAGTAGTGTTGCCAAGAACCAAATGGTATTCACCTGAAAAAATCCCCACTCTTGGCAAGCAGTTGCAAGATTGAAAATTTCGTCTTTGTTTCCTTTGGTAAGCTTAGAAAAATCAATGACAGGCATGTGAGTATCTGGTGGAGGAAGAGGTGTGGTAGGAAGTGTTGGTCTGTCTGTCATGTCTCTTACAAATCTGTGTGGAACTGTTCTTGGCTTTGTTTTTCTAAGCTCTTGGACATCATCAATATGCCCAACTTTCACAGGAGAATTAGGTACAGGAGCCATGGAAACAGAATCTGGACACTACACAATCACAATGCCTCTTACTCTATATCTCAACCCTCTCAACCATCTTCTATTTATAGTGGAATTTAGACCTTTATGACGTTGCATATTAAAAATTACCAACTCATAATAATTATGCATAATTGGCACATGAATCATGTTGTTGAGTGAATTTGACTTCCTTTCACACCCTACTCCCAAGTACTTAATATCTACTCTTGCATCAGTTGAAGTCTTTCATTAAATTATCAGATATTATCGATCAAAGTTTCACCACGACTAAAAATAAGACTAATaatatataggtttaaacctctttttggtctctaagttatgagcggatgttcaatttagtctccgcttttaaaaatgtaaatctttgattcctaagttataaaaaatgtattaaatgagtccttttttgatgttcattatcaaagtacaaagagtaatctaaagtgctgttattattaagaaacaaatcagagcaatctaaagatgtagcagttgttaagaaacaaccaaaaacagtatttcaagtcaaaaaaagactcatttgatacattttttataatttagggaccaaagatttacatttttaaaaacggagactaaactgaacattcgtttataacttagagacaaaaaaaagtttaaacctaatatataaaagaagtgACTGCAAAACTCGTCTTAAAACCCGATTTTGTAGTAACATACATTTAGAGCAGTTTGGTGGGAAGAAAAGAAGCAAGTTGAGAGTGATTTGCAAGTTGAAGAAGTGAGATTTGAAGTGGTACCAAAAATATACCTTACCATACCATACTTTGCATTGGCATTATAAATGACTGATTGGGTTTGGAATCATTATTATGGACATTTGGTGCATTTTTGAGACTCCATGATCAGTTGTGACACCAATAATTTATCGGCCAATGAATGCAGTTTAGAAGGAACAGAGCTCTTTCTTAATGCCTTTTTCTCCGtcaaaaagaggaagaaatatCTATGGAAGTGCAGATGCCACATGCTAAGTGCTGTAACATACACCACGTCCTTTTCTCTATGCTAGTGCTacaatttaacaattttaaaacttCTATTCTGTTTCCATGCTATTGGTTTCTAAAATCATTAATCAGTCACTAATAATTAAGCAATCAAAATGAATGACATCAAACTTTACTTCCTTAGTAATATTATAGCCACAAAATTATAGCATCAGCTTTGAATCTCTTTCCAACTCTTAATTAACTGATATGCGTGATATCATCAACCACATCACATGTTCAAATACATTAGGAAGTATGATTTCCAAGAGGAAATGAAATTACATTAACACCCCCTATTGTCTTTTTAGATATtacatttacaattttttactttgaaaacatttttcaagCATCTTATGTAGattgtatattattatataatatatctatattAAGAAATTCATAACAATGTATCAAAGTGACTCAATTTAAggttaaactaaaaataaatcgGTTTAACTTGACTCATTctgtaatgaataaaaaaattgtaatacaTTTAGATTCACATGTATTAgtatattaatgaattaaatatttttctttcgatttattttatatatttttgtagtaCAAAGTATATCAAATATTGTTTGAATGATATGAAAGTAAAAAAGTGTAGTAGTATAAGTAGTAGGACCATTGACGAAAGAAAATGCCCCCATTTTGCAGACCAAATATAGTGTAATATGTCATGCTGCCTTTCTCCACCTTCCCACGTTTCATCCCTCTTACTTTTTCTCTCCCACATCTCTTATGGTTAAGGTAACAGTTATCATTTTCATCGTATTAACAcgaaaatgatgttaaaatattataaaaaaatacggttaaaatatcattatttattgatttataaattacattataaaaataagaaatgaaactCAATATTATTCATTGTATAAGAAATTACTTATAAGTTTTTGGATTAAGAATTaccattaaaaaaacataattgaagCATAATTTGATTTGACCTgcattatatgaaaattaatgtGACTTATAAGAATCTTTGTACCTAACAATTATTGATTATATAGTTTCCTAACTTGGAGAATTTTAGTGAGGCAAGTTTTCTTATATGATGCCAATAATACAAATGATACAAAGAGAAAGGAACAAATTTAAAGTTGTGAGTGGAGAGTTCCACTAAAGGTATATAGATACTAACAGCATGCTGCACTCTGTGTCTATTGAAATGGAAATATATGCAGAAGAAAGTAAGATGGTATTGGAATCACTGAAAAATTAcacacaacaaacaaacaacacattaaTGGAGGTTTCGttgctttctttttctaaatcCTGCCTTCttcaataagaaaattatactttattattatttcttacaaagtgaaaaatcatagataatatactttaatacatctttagattaaatataagtacctttataaattaaatatagttttttttgtgttaaatatatttttagattttaaattttgacataaaattagaatttttttattttttataatttaattcttaaattttaaaaataaataaatataattatcttaatttatattaaatttatagattaaatatgtttttgatccgtaaaaattggaattagtccctcttcaaaactttggcctaatttagtctctcaactttacaaatgtatgaatttagttcttttaactaaattttgttaggttttttttatgtttcaagcatgtttcctAATAGTATTTAGGTTGTTTACggtttgatacatttttgtttcaattttaactgagaaatgcgtttcaaatataaaataaagttaacaaaatttggttgaaagaattaaattcatacatttctaaagttgagaaACTAAATTAGGTCAAAATTTTGAGGaagaattaatttcaattttcactaaaaattaaagaatcaaaaacatatttaatcctaaatttattttacataataaataatattttagactaacctttaaaatatttatatatctaaCACATtctaaactaaatattaatttaaatatttttaatatatagaaaattaatattattaaattaaaataattatatctatttttttttaattttgaaactaagatatattaaaattatacataaaaaaaagttagattttgaaaaatagaaaactgTAGAAAGTTTTGGAAACCGaaagatttttatttgaaaagtgaATAGATGTTTGAGGTGACAACTCTTACAGTCTTGATTCTAAGAATTTGTACatcaaaagaaaatactaaaaaaataatagaaaattatattatcctTTGTATTTTAATTGACATTAGGTTATTGATTGGATAGGGTGTAatgattttaattgatatttatagattttaatttatttgagtgCAGTTCAACTCAGTTAAAACAtgataattgaatataaaatatttaagttgacttaattgtttgttgataaagcatgtaaattttattattatagggtagaattattaaaaactaaaaaaaaagtaaagtaagtttataatatatataattttaaatcatttcaacataaatttaaattgaaacttCTAATTATAAATAGACATGGTTGTTATTAAATATGCTTTGtgtaaaatattcataattaagCACCAAAATCttatcattaatatataatcattatattaaatatatttaaaagaacaaTACACATTGAGTCAAatttagaaaactataaaatataatattttaaaatctaaatatgtGATGATAAACTTGATTAAGAAATTGAGCTATGATACGAGAATTATTCACCAATATGAGATTAATTAActcacttaaaaaataatatatgattctTAACATCATAAGTGGTTGTCGAATATGTAAAGTTCAAATTTCACTATGATCAAACCTGGAATTTGAATGATTTCATGATAATATTCAGTATCTTTTTTCAGAAATAAATGAAGTGATAatattcattcaattcttttactttgaattttatttttcttttactaaatttttaagGAATATATATGAGATTTAAGTAagttttttgtttggttttattaaagaaatcaCTTATATTGCTAAGTAAAGGATTAGAAATTAATTGAAGCATCAAGTTGAGGGTTTAGGTAAGAATCACTTAGCTTATTATTTTTAGCATTTTTAATTTGAGGCACTACAAGATTCTTCATAGGGCATTCTAGATTATGGAAGCTTTAGCTTTCAACATATTCAAAAAATGTTGATTCCTTATCCTAttatctctttaaaaaaaactttatattattccacaattttattttcaagtttagTGTTTGTGGATTACAAATAATGAATAAGATCAGTTTTAATTCGAATTATATTGAATCCAatcaaaatgtatttatttatttatatggtcagaaaatttgaaaaaattgatccATCTTTATCTagatattcaaaattattcttatttattcattttaaaattttcaattgatgaatttattCTTCCATAAACATAAGAAGGGTTGACCCAAAGATGGTTTGGGTGGAGTCTActaaaaaatatcttaacaaaatttgattctGTTAAGATTGAAAGGATATCTAGACTAAGattgagaaaaaataataattgaagtaAATATCtagacttaattattttatcaacaaTTACATATATTTCTCTCTAAACATGtgttaattattatatgtaaaaacttattataaaagagaaattaaaaaaatttaaataaatctatctatgcaaaatcaatcaataataatttaaaaacctATATGGAAAAAagtctataaattaatttattaactaatttcaatttattgaaaagctctattaatttacttatttctagaaaatatttataaagaatgaTGGTAACTTCAcaaacattacaaaaaaaaaatactacacaaaataaaacacataaaacTCACTAGTAGTTAAGCACTATCATTAACATTGTATACTGGAAAAAGTTACatatgaaaaatgaatattGAATGTCATGATACAAGATAAACCACAGAAGCATTAAGAAGAGAGGAATTTTCAACTTGTgatagaagaataaaaaatttagataaactttattCTTTGCAGAATATGACAACATTAACGAATTTAAGATTAAACCATCCCTATGGACAAGAAAAGGGACAGGACAAGATAAACTGTGTCAATCATGTGTTGTCATTTTAGTATAAGAGATTTGACTTTTGTTAAACTCAATTTTCAGTATCTTGAATTATACTGTGTAGTGTAATTCTCCACTAACATGGATCAAAAGTACATGAAATAAATTCTCAGTCGTCAAAACAGGAAATACAGGCTAATACTTCTGACAAGATGATGCAATGCACAGATTCCATGCTATGTATAAACAGTTAACCAGATCACAGAGGGTACATagagaaaagaaatggaaataGATGTTAAAGCATTGCTTGGTAACACACGCACAAGGAAAGTTTCTGCATGGATTTctattcattcaaaactttgATATGATAACATAAAAGGAGAGAATGTCATCAAGAATGGAGCTATTATAACTATATAAGTATTCAAAGCCCTCAAAAATGGTTGCCTAACATTGCAGACTCTATATTCTTGTACCTGGGGCTCCAGCTATGTGGAGCAAAGAATGTAGCACTGAACTAACATAATATGATATCATCCGGCATCATCACTTGACAGCCAGGAATCCCTTCCCTCTTTCTAACCCATAAAATTTAAGGGTGTGTGTTATACCCTATCCACATTAAGAAAAACCTCAAATGAAAATCTGTTACAAAATTTTCTAATCAATCACATTTTGTACAAATGTACACAAGGGTAACAGATCGCCTTCAACCGGCCGGCTTAGCAGGTTTCTAAGTGCTAGAATTGGTAGGTATCTTTTAGCCTCTTTCTTCACAATGCCGTCTCAGTAGAGAagtaaaaccaaaaaaaaaaattaattatatacagGATCAAGTTAATCTCTAGCACCACCAAGACCAGCGCGGCTTATTGCTTTTGATGCTGTCCAAACAAGACGTACAAGCTCGTCTACATCCTGGAAGCTGAAATCAACAACACTCCGAATAGAAGCTATACAGTCCTTATTCCTTGATTCTTCCAGGATCACACTAGCAGCCGCAAAAGTGCTCTGACATTTCCTAGAAGCCTCCATTGACAAATGTATGTCCTTAGTCTGCAAAATCACAAAAACTTAGACCTAACTTTCGATAAATAATTGTACTCAATAACTACAAAAGCTAGAGCAGTTAACATCGCGCCTTGGTGGCTTATTGGTCATGGGTTTGAACCCAGAAACAATCTGTTTGCATATGTAAGGGTAATGCTGTGTACAATAATCCATCCCCATATCTTTGCATTGAGCAGAACCTTCTGGCACCCGGGTACCTTAggttttagtattttataattacaCAAGCTAACTGCTTATATTGCTGAATTTTTCCACCACCTGTCCACCAAATTCTAAAACAGGCATTGCATCATAAGTTTCCAATAGTAAAGTATTAGTTGCTCATATGACAACACCACATACTTACTACATAACAGAATGACTCTGATTATGCAATGGAAAATGGCCTGTGGATTAAAATCTGAGCTACTATAGCATGGCAAAAACAGCTGACATCCATCTTGATTTTCTCTCAAACAACAGAACCACGTTTCCAACTACTATTCCTTACCAAACTACTCTCAGATCCCCCAACAACaacccttggtacttcaacATTAACATATAGAGATAAACTATCAACTAGAATATAAGGTTTGTCATCAATTGAAACTTACAAAATCAAGAAGCCTGATTAAACTTGGACGAGTTCGCGCAGATATGACGTGGTTGATAGCAACATGACTATTGGTACCCCTAGGCAAAGTAGCCCTATCTGCTGCTGCCTGATTGTTCAGGTTATCAACATCGGATGCAGAAGATGAAGGAGATTCGCCTAAACAGTAGAGTAAAAAAGCAGTGCTACATCATTGACTTTGACCACTTAATACATTCATGCATTCATCAAACAAGGCTGTCAGGCTATCCGGACTGGATCCGTGAACTGGCTTTAGTGTAACACATTtcaataaagagaaaaataacaccagattttgatttttttttttttagatataaaaGAACTACTACATCACTAGTTAGCTTTCAGCTTTTCATCATGTGTAGATGTATCatttactaattttgtttattttctggTGGAATAAGTATGCAAGTATAAGAATAATGCAAAATCAACTTTCAACAATACCTGACAAGCCAGAAGACTTATACAGTTGTATGAAAACAATGTTCCAATACCTTGAGAAGCCAAGTGAAGAGTTGATTGTAACTCATGTCGATCTCTGTTAGTACTGGAATTCTTACAGTAGACCACTCTCATGTATGCCACCTCCATGCATTTATATGCCAAAGCAGCAGCAGCCATTTCTTGACGAGCTTCATATTCAAGGGCACAACATCTGAAAACATTTAAGACATTGTATGATTAAAGGTCAATTGCATAGCACGAGAGAAAGACAATAATGCAACAAACttctaaaagttatttaatggattttaactttttattataatgacaTGGCTGGACTTCTTTAAAAGCATtgcaaattacaattaaaacgTTGTTATAAGCCTtaatttccaaataaaaaagaatcacccacattattttaaaaaaagtctGGCCAACTAATGAGTTAAACATATGAACGCCAAAGCTAGGCTAATTTATAAACCACCCAAGATTTTCAGCTCATTAAGCTGTTAATGAACCAAGGAAGCCAGGAACCCGAGAGGTGACACTCACTCCAGCCTTATTTATAACGAACCAAGTTGCATGCTATCAAATCACTTTCCCTCAAAATGTACTAACGATCAATAACTGAATTAAGGTCAAAACCTAAGATCCTACAAAAATAACACTTACTTAGAGCTTCAGAATTTTCACTTACTTGAAAAGTTTGGCCGCAGTAGCATAAATTTGCATTTGACTCATTTCCCCAAGTTTGCTACTGTCATTGTgacaattttctaaaatagatGCTCCATGCAAAAACTTCAACCCAGCTTGAAAGTATGTCTCGTTGCTTTCAAAGTCAAACCCAGAGTTCTATAAAACAACAGTATTTATACCACCGGTTAGAAAATGAGAGGTGCTAGATCAAACCAAATACATCAAGTAAAATCTCAAAATAATCAACTAACCTTATAATTATCTGCTCTATCTTTTAGTTTTGTGGCTTCTTCCAGGGTGTCAACAGTAGTTTGGTTAAAATTTGTTCTCAGAGGACTTGAAAAAGAGGGTTGCTGATCAGGCAGGGAATTTCCAGAGCTACAATTAACTCCAGCATTGTTACTAATATCAGCAAAATTCCTCATAGACTTGACCAAATCACCATTGTCGGAAACATTGACGGGATGCTCATTAGCCATTCCTCCCTTTTGATACTGAGGTACAGTTCTAGAACCCATATTCAATGCTTCCCTTTTAAGTTCACCTGCTGCAGATGAGAGAACTTTCGATTTCCCAACTCTTGATTCTGTGATTACATGATTAGCTTTGTTTTCTTCCTCAAAATCGTGAGTTGAGTCTTGCCGGGTGATAGCCTTTCTCTCATTGCCACGTTGAACATCAATCTCTGGAGCTGATTTCTCAAAGTCTCTTGGTTTTATCTCAGTTTGCTTTCCAGTTTCATTTGGCCCTTGTATTAAAGCACTTTTCTGACTAGTAATCTCAATTTCACTCTTAGACTTGGGTAAAGTatatttaacaacattttttgtcTCAGCATCAGATGCATGGTTACTGGGATCAGCTGCTGAATCATACCTCCCACCTTTTTTTGAATGGACAGTCTCTGAAACTGATGTCTTTATGTTATCGGTACAAACATGAGAAGAAATTTTTTTGCCTTTCTCCTTGCTGTTCAATGATGTAACCTTACCAGATTTCTGCCAAGAAAGTTCACTTTCCAGGTTTTCCTTCTTTACTTTCTCCTCTTTATGTACACCATTGGCACAATAGCCAGATTGTTCAACATGAACACCACCTTCAAGCAAATGATTATTCTTTAGTTCAGAAGGATTTTTAGTTTGGAGCCTGCATTTGTCTTTAGCATCCTCAACCTGGTTCTCTGTGGAAGATAATTTGTGGGATGTAGTATGTAAATCATGCGGAATTCTACCCTCCTTCAATTTTACTGATAGTTTTCTGTCCCTGTTATCCACACTTCTCTTGGAACCTACCGCAGACTGTCCACCTTTTGTAACATTGTCTTTCACTGAAGTGTCTACTACTGCAAAATTATTCTTATCCAAGTTGAAGGCCCTCAAAGGTGACGAGGTAACAGATTCAACAGGTGAACTTCTCACATCTTCAAGCTTCGTTTTAGCTTTATGAGAACCTGAAACTTTAGAAGAGCTTGAAGTTGCTGCCAATGAATGTGGTCTAGAGTCCAAATCCTTGCGCACTTGATCAATACCATCTGAAGCATGAAGAGATGCAACATTTTTCCTATGCTTCCTTAGTTGGTTGCGTTTGTCACCAAGTCTGACTTCTGTGCCAACAGCCATATGGTCCCCATTGCCTGCCCTGCAAACTTCCCTTATACCACCCTTGCTTAATTTATTGTCGCCTTCATTTACTGACTTTAAAATTCTGtacttcttttctttgccaaATTCTGTTGCATCACCCTCTTCACCATACTGCTTTTCATCATCAAGCCGGTCCttcaatttccttttcttcattAAACCAGATGAGACCTGAGCTTGATCTCCCTCTTTCTTTACAGTGACTGGTAATCTGTCAGATGCATCCTCAGATAAACAATATTCATCATACTTTCTCATATCCTTCCCACTAGCTTTTGTTGGCAAACCATTTCTTGAATATAGAGACACCTTCTCAAGGTTCATGTCAGAATTTGATTGAATATTGGCAGAGAAaacattttcagtttttaatttcttcGGAGGTCCCGATTTATATTGTTCAGCATCCACCTTCCGTTTCAACTTAACATGCTTTCTATCACCTGCTCATGTGTGAAAATAacattgaaattattaattaagaataCCTACAATTTcttattaacaaaaacaaataacatatcATCTCTGAAATGAAAGAAGTACCTCCATTCACTTGCTTTTCATTCTCTTTAGGCACATGTTTCTCTTCTATCATGTTGTCAGGCCTACTAAGATGTTTAGAAGAGTTTGTCATCTTCTTCACTGGGTTTAAGTCAGCAGGATGCTGATTCAAGCCGTTCAAGCTTCTATTTTTTCCAGATACTTGAACATTGGCCTTCACTGAATTTGAGAACCGATGCATGTCATTATTAATTCCAGACATTGTCTTTTCCTTAATAACAAGTTTCTTCCTTCCTCGGTCAGACATATCAGAACTAGACATATTTTGATTTAGGCCATACTGTAAAGAATTTGGAGAGCTAACTCCAATCGCAGTTTCAGTGCCATGGCTTTGCATGTTATTTTGAACCTGGGAAATTGGCATTTGATATAACGCATAAAGTGCTTTTGTTGTCTCATCCTCACTGAACTCACAAGAATTCATCCCAGGCCTAACAACAAATTTAGAGAACAATGAGAAGGCAAATAACACAGAGCACAAAAGAAAATGCACACATAGAAATTAAAAGATAGAAGAAATAGTCCATATATATAATACCGATACTAAGCATATACTCAGCATAATGTGGCCAGGCATAACCAAAATGAGCAATCAACTTACAGCCAATTTAGCATGCTACACAGCCATTTCTCTGGAAGGTGCTCAGGCTTCATACCAGTAGGTAGGAGCCGCCATTTCTGGCAACTGTCACAACATACCCAATCTTCTTCAATAAGTTGAGGTACAGCTACTGCTGATGAAATCATCTCAGGTGCAACGTTGTTTTCAGCTATAGGACATGAAGCCGAAGTATCATTAATGCATGGCCCAGCTAGCACCTGCTTGACAACTTTATGGCCACTCATTCTCTCCTTTGCTTTAATCCCAAATGCACTCTGTTTTCCATTActaatttttgcattttttatttcaccATTTCCAGCAAGACTGTCAACTTTCCGTTCtgatcttttttctttcattgaatcCCTGTTACCATCACTGAAATTTTTGTCCAACAGAGACCTTgacttcattttatttatacaagtACTGTCAAAGCCAGTACTCCCTTTCTCAATTACCATTGCATTATTAGTACCACCAAAGCTTTTCTTTCTTGCAATTGCCTTAGCTTTTCCAGGACTCTGATTACCTTTCGACTTATTCTTCCGCTCAGACACAGCCTTTATTTTCTGACGGGTCTCAGACTTATGATCTGCCTTACATTTTAGTACCTCACGTTCAACCTTATTGGAAATAATGGAAGTATTACTTGAGTTATTATTCATAGGGTCTGTAGAATTATCCTTGTGGGAACTTTCCAGATTATGTTCTGGAGCCTTTTTCAGAAAACCATTTCCTACATTTTGTTTCACAGTCTTCCCAAAATCTTGACCAGATATCGATTCTAACGACTCTTCCTTCAATGCTTCTTCAGAAGCCATTCTGCCCAGCACCCCATTCTCATTAACCTCCTTGGAGGCTTTAGAAGCTTTAGCAGTGACTTCAGCAAATTCACCAGCATCACAAATTGAGCTTGACAGAGGTGTCCATTTCAATTCATTAGGCAGGAAATCTTTACAATCCGGTGTTCtatttcctatttttttctttttatgcaaTGTAGTTTCCTTCTCGGAAAGGG
This DNA window, taken from Vigna radiata var. radiata cultivar VC1973A chromosome 5, Vradiata_ver6, whole genome shotgun sequence, encodes the following:
- the LOC106761386 gene encoding protein SRG1, with product MAPVPNSPVKVGHIDDVQELRKTKPRTVPHRFVRDMTDRPTLPTTPLPPPDTHMPVIDFSKLTKGNKDEIFNLATACQEWGFFQVINHEIDLNLLERIENLSREFFMLPLEEKQKYPMAPGTVQGYGQAFVFSEDQKLDWCNMFALGLEPEYLRNPNLWPKRPERFSETVEEYSREIRKLCYNLLKDIALGLDLKGDVFEKMFGVSVQAIRMNYYPPCSRPDLVLGLSPHSDGSALTVLQQAKGGPVGLQILKNNTWLPIQPIPNALVINIGDTIEVLTNGKYRSVEHRAVAHEEKDRLSIVTFFAPSYEVELGPMPEFVDENHPCMYRRYNHGEYSKHYVTNKLQGKKTLDFAKIQTKNTN